From a single Pseudobutyrivibrio xylanivorans genomic region:
- a CDS encoding phosphatase PAP2 family protein encodes MISYSNLSARIKDNNGLVTALNVLDKAITYITVLFYVGLLAYCLYIIPVSGGTLLYRCLLVPGVSFALVSFFRKVISSPRPYEAYNFVPALKKDTKGKSFPSRHVFSIFMVAFTYFQVSTVIGIVLLVLGVALAVIRVVGGVHFIKDVVAGAAMAFLVATICYWIFCGVFGLIMLPF; translated from the coding sequence ATGATTTCATACTCGAATTTATCAGCTAGAATAAAAGATAATAATGGTCTTGTTACAGCCTTAAATGTGCTGGACAAGGCCATTACTTATATTACAGTTTTATTTTACGTAGGCCTTCTTGCCTATTGTCTCTACATCATTCCTGTCAGTGGAGGAACTCTGCTTTACAGGTGTCTTTTAGTTCCAGGGGTGTCTTTTGCCCTTGTCAGTTTTTTCAGAAAGGTAATCAGTTCTCCAAGACCTTACGAGGCCTATAATTTTGTCCCAGCCTTGAAAAAGGATACAAAAGGAAAAAGCTTTCCTAGCAGGCATGTTTTTTCGATTTTTATGGTGGCTTTCACTTATTTTCAGGTGAGTACAGTAATAGGAATCGTTCTTTTAGTACTTGGCGTGGCCCTTGCTGTGATTCGCGTGGTAGGTGGAGTTCATTTTATCAAGGACGTTGTAGCAGGCGCAGCAATGGCATTTCTTGTTGCTACCATATGCTATTGGATTTTTTGTGGCGTTTTTGGTCTTATTATGCTACCATTTTAG
- the addA gene encoding helicase-exonuclease AddAB subunit AddA: MGLTKEQELVRDTRHKNMLVSAAAGSGKTFVLVKRIISEILDEKNGIDVDRILVVTFTNAAAAEMKDRIRVAIDEAVAKNSSDLRIRAQATLIHGAHIRTIDSFCNWVVKNYFYEIDRDPSFRIATTGELRMLEDEVFTDLLSESLESGDEDFKLLADAYITGRKTGALKEMVTSLHDKATSFPWVDEWYDDALRIYDINTEEELASSEFIKCILERTNLIVGQLSEKLSNIVSLYDEDCGSKDKELFNNELNQMLRILEAETFKEKYQVFSNLSFSTFPRSTKDSSLSAEELEMAKDFRTNDYKPMLNDLASDFYSENLEEMLASIQFIGRQAKALIHFSKEYTNRLFAEKSKKNIFSFNDIEHMALEILRNKDSKEHERRPVAIELSNHFKEVMVDEYQDSNELQEQILTAVCSGDNYFTVGDVKQSIYAFRQASPQLFIDKLSSYPSDGSTGSIRIDLDNNFRSRGEVLNFCNEVFEPLMQEDMGGVRYDEKAALKVGDKTFKGNTLDYQSEIIIATQNPQDMAELEIDNKDTLEALVVAKRIKELMQDNFQVSTKVDDERQLRPMKYSDVVILMNAVSGHATNFINALKESGIPAYVAEEKGFFEREEIETVLSMLMVIDNPFNDIPLAAVLHSPMFKFTSNRLAQIKAGGQGESLYASLLDYSKNHQAQDINSFIRILNRYRDMAIDTPIHELLESVLEETGYGTYVSALPMGKMAAANLNKLVDEAVAFESTSYKGLSRFVAYIEGLKTYDEDLGLAKTVGENDDAVRIMTIHKSKGLEFPIVFVCGCGSSGRNNTDSFSVDRDFGIALKYKNPETRIERSTAFFNFLRIKANAYDKGELFRKYYVALTRPVDKLIITASIKPTTKLSVPDIIESYKPSSGVLDYLTKEKASTIIELIIRAIRTSKSQVPIRIVDCADLFIDDVKKEILKKDTRDRINALVTAARANKDEDNIIVNTLSYNYPNALDSKYKSKYSVSEIKHQAMEEAFEFEADAAPAFIHNEDASYVPAFIRRRDMEALEKDEGEEKSSVPAGALYGTAMHRFMECFDFAREDFANSFSEQLDYMKSVGSLSEEEQNRIRYKKLITFINSPIAKRMSDAALNGKLYKEKPFVFGSNADSLFGDEIASDEMILVQGIIDVYFEENDGIVLLDYKTDRVDEDQELVLRYEKQLQLYKSAIEKAYNVPVKEVVIYSFALDKAIPL; the protein is encoded by the coding sequence GTGGGGCTGACTAAAGAACAGGAATTAGTTCGTGATACAAGACACAAAAATATGCTTGTTAGCGCTGCGGCTGGCTCAGGTAAAACCTTTGTATTAGTTAAGCGAATTATTTCAGAAATATTAGATGAGAAAAATGGAATAGATGTAGATAGAATTTTGGTGGTGACCTTCACCAATGCTGCTGCGGCAGAGATGAAGGATAGAATCCGAGTTGCCATTGACGAGGCCGTTGCAAAGAACAGCTCTGATCTTCGAATCAGAGCCCAGGCAACCCTTATTCATGGTGCTCATATTCGAACCATTGATAGTTTTTGTAACTGGGTTGTGAAGAACTATTTCTATGAGATAGACCGGGACCCATCATTTCGAATTGCAACCACAGGTGAACTTCGTATGCTTGAGGACGAGGTTTTTACAGACCTTCTTTCAGAAAGCTTAGAGTCTGGTGACGAGGATTTCAAGCTTTTGGCTGATGCTTATATCACAGGTCGTAAAACTGGTGCTCTGAAAGAGATGGTTACCTCACTTCACGATAAGGCCACAAGCTTCCCTTGGGTTGATGAGTGGTATGATGACGCACTTCGTATATACGATATTAATACTGAAGAGGAGTTGGCATCTTCGGAATTTATCAAGTGTATTTTAGAAAGGACGAATCTTATTGTAGGGCAGCTTTCAGAGAAGCTTTCTAATATAGTTTCTCTCTATGATGAAGACTGCGGCTCAAAAGATAAGGAGCTATTCAATAATGAGTTAAACCAGATGCTTAGGATTCTGGAAGCAGAAACCTTTAAAGAAAAATACCAGGTGTTTTCAAATTTATCTTTTTCAACTTTCCCTCGTTCAACTAAGGATTCAAGCCTTAGTGCTGAGGAGCTTGAAATGGCAAAGGATTTTAGGACCAACGATTATAAGCCGATGTTAAATGACTTGGCTTCAGATTTTTATTCAGAAAATCTTGAAGAAATGCTTGCCTCAATTCAGTTTATTGGAAGACAGGCGAAGGCGCTGATTCATTTTTCAAAGGAATATACCAATCGCCTTTTCGCTGAAAAATCAAAGAAAAATATTTTCAGCTTTAATGATATCGAGCACATGGCTCTTGAAATCCTTCGAAATAAGGATTCAAAGGAGCATGAGCGACGCCCTGTAGCAATTGAACTTTCAAACCATTTTAAAGAGGTAATGGTTGACGAGTATCAGGATTCAAATGAGCTACAGGAACAGATTTTGACAGCAGTTTGCTCAGGTGATAATTATTTTACAGTAGGTGATGTTAAGCAGTCGATTTATGCATTTAGACAGGCCAGCCCACAGCTGTTTATTGATAAGCTTTCTTCCTATCCAAGTGATGGTTCTACTGGCTCAATCAGAATTGATCTAGATAATAATTTCCGAAGCCGAGGCGAGGTTCTAAATTTCTGCAATGAGGTTTTTGAACCATTGATGCAGGAGGATATGGGAGGCGTACGCTACGATGAAAAGGCAGCCCTAAAGGTTGGAGATAAAACTTTTAAGGGGAACACCTTAGATTATCAGTCAGAAATTATTATAGCCACACAAAATCCTCAGGATATGGCTGAGCTTGAAATAGATAATAAGGATACGTTAGAGGCTCTGGTTGTTGCCAAGCGCATCAAGGAGCTTATGCAGGATAATTTTCAGGTTAGCACAAAGGTGGACGACGAGCGTCAGCTTCGCCCTATGAAATATTCGGACGTTGTTATTTTGATGAACGCAGTGTCAGGTCATGCTACCAATTTTATAAATGCACTTAAGGAAAGCGGAATTCCTGCTTATGTTGCCGAGGAAAAAGGCTTCTTTGAACGTGAGGAAATTGAAACGGTTTTATCCATGCTGATGGTTATCGACAATCCATTTAATGATATTCCGTTGGCTGCTGTTTTACATTCGCCGATGTTTAAATTTACGTCGAATCGTCTGGCACAGATAAAGGCAGGTGGACAAGGTGAGTCGTTATATGCGTCCCTTTTGGATTACAGCAAAAATCATCAGGCGCAGGATATCAATTCGTTTATACGAATTCTTAACCGGTATCGTGATATGGCAATTGATACCCCTATTCACGAGCTGCTTGAGTCAGTTTTAGAGGAAACAGGGTATGGTACATATGTCAGCGCACTTCCGATGGGAAAGATGGCTGCTGCCAACCTGAACAAGCTGGTTGATGAGGCTGTTGCTTTTGAGAGTACCAGTTACAAGGGGCTCTCCAGATTTGTTGCCTATATCGAAGGATTGAAAACCTATGATGAGGATTTAGGCCTTGCCAAAACAGTGGGAGAGAATGATGATGCAGTCAGAATCATGACTATTCATAAGAGTAAAGGTCTGGAATTTCCGATAGTGTTTGTCTGCGGCTGTGGCTCGTCAGGTCGTAATAATACCGATAGTTTTTCTGTGGATAGAGATTTTGGTATTGCACTTAAATATAAAAATCCAGAAACCAGAATTGAGCGCTCAACAGCCTTTTTCAACTTTCTTCGAATAAAGGCAAATGCTTATGATAAGGGAGAGCTCTTTAGAAAATATTATGTTGCACTTACTCGTCCTGTGGACAAGCTTATAATAACGGCAAGCATAAAGCCTACCACAAAGCTATCAGTGCCTGATATTATTGAAAGCTACAAGCCGTCTTCTGGAGTGCTTGACTATCTTACAAAGGAAAAGGCGAGCACTATTATAGAGCTTATTATAAGGGCAATCAGGACTTCAAAATCTCAGGTTCCAATCAGGATTGTGGACTGCGCAGATCTTTTTATAGATGATGTGAAAAAAGAGATTCTTAAAAAGGATACTAGGGATAGAATCAATGCACTTGTGACAGCAGCAAGAGCAAATAAGGATGAGGATAACATTATCGTAAATACGTTATCTTATAATTATCCAAATGCCTTGGATAGCAAATATAAGAGTAAATATTCGGTATCGGAAATTAAGCATCAGGCCATGGAAGAGGCCTTTGAATTTGAGGCTGATGCAGCGCCAGCATTCATTCATAATGAGGACGCAAGCTATGTACCTGCCTTCATCCGAAGACGTGATATGGAAGCGTTAGAAAAAGATGAGGGAGAAGAGAAATCTTCTGTTCCAGCAGGTGCTCTTTATGGAACTGCCATGCACAGATTTATGGAGTGTTTTGACTTTGCAAGAGAGGATTTTGCAAACTCTTTTTCAGAGCAGCTTGATTATATGAAATCAGTAGGCAGCCTTTCTGAGGAAGAACAAAATCGAATCAGATATAAGAAGCTCATTACGTTTATTAATTCACCTATTGCAAAGCGCATGTCTGATGCGGCACTTAATGGAAAACTTTATAAGGAAAAACCATTCGTCTTTGGCAGCAATGCAGATAGTCTTTTTGGTGATGAAATTGCCAGTGATGAAATGATTCTTGTCCAAGGAATAATCGATGTGTATTTCGAGGAAAATGACGGTATAGTTCTTTTGGATTATAAGACTGATAGAGTGGACGAAGACCAGGAATTAGTGCTAAGATATGAGAAGCAATTACAGCTTTACAAATCCGCAATCGAAAAAGCATACAACGTTCCAGTAAAGGAAGTTGTAATCTACTCGTTTGCGTTGGATAAAGCGATACCTTTATAA
- a CDS encoding amidohydrolase — MQVFHGTIITCDENNTIANYLVEREGRIAYIGKKLPTQYEVVPPIELGDNVLVPAFADTHMHYSGFSVLHKMFPINDTDSNAKILEQLRAYANNTRENIIVGFGATEFAVSEGHLILREQMDMSCPDKPAFIIKHDAHSGVANSLFMDAIKSKVSNLRGYNPETGELKQEAFLSACEFITHGMSTKKVIDSMVETSDFLASKGIGLICSASGMGFIRDYDFDMERSVAKGLDNGMQVKVAYQCSNVDKISKKDMTRVVFGNLDGTFANKDASLNEDYITINNKGVSFFSDADVQKFCINANRAGYQIALHAVGDAAFEQAVNSIAMALEDYPRYDHRHIIIHGCLPSESALKTCAKYNIMISVQPSLLSHIDGVYGFVESILSKERAQRINPLKTISELGVKVCFNSDAPASDPNPVMWIHDACNNKNPEQSVSVYEAFRMATYNGAFSCFDEKERGTLEMGKSCDLVVLDKNPYEIPVEELKTINVLELYLKGKPYKRSRTGSMATMLRGMFPQ, encoded by the coding sequence ATGCAGGTATTTCATGGAACGATTATTACTTGCGACGAGAACAATACTATAGCCAATTATTTGGTTGAACGAGAGGGAAGAATTGCCTACATCGGCAAGAAGCTTCCTACTCAGTACGAGGTTGTGCCACCAATTGAGCTTGGAGATAATGTGCTTGTTCCAGCATTTGCTGATACACATATGCATTATTCTGGTTTTTCTGTTCTGCACAAGATGTTTCCTATCAATGATACGGATTCGAATGCTAAGATTTTAGAGCAGCTACGTGCATACGCAAACAATACCAGAGAGAATATTATTGTTGGTTTTGGTGCTACTGAGTTTGCGGTTTCCGAGGGACACTTGATTTTACGTGAGCAGATGGATATGTCGTGCCCAGATAAGCCAGCTTTCATTATCAAGCATGATGCACATTCGGGTGTTGCCAATAGTTTATTCATGGATGCTATCAAATCCAAGGTATCAAACCTGAGAGGCTACAATCCTGAGACAGGTGAGTTAAAGCAGGAGGCATTTTTATCTGCATGCGAGTTCATTACCCATGGCATGTCTACCAAAAAGGTGATTGATTCCATGGTCGAGACTTCAGATTTCCTTGCCAGCAAAGGCATAGGACTTATCTGTTCTGCCAGCGGAATGGGCTTCATTCGTGATTATGATTTCGATATGGAGCGCTCAGTTGCCAAAGGTCTTGATAATGGTATGCAGGTCAAGGTAGCTTACCAATGCTCAAATGTTGATAAGATTTCCAAGAAGGATATGACTCGAGTAGTCTTTGGAAATCTTGATGGTACCTTCGCAAACAAAGATGCGTCATTGAACGAAGACTACATTACAATAAATAATAAAGGTGTTTCATTTTTCAGTGACGCTGATGTTCAAAAATTCTGTATAAATGCCAACAGAGCTGGTTATCAGATAGCTCTTCACGCTGTTGGTGATGCGGCATTTGAACAGGCTGTTAATTCAATTGCGATGGCACTTGAGGATTACCCTCGCTATGACCACAGGCATATTATTATCCATGGATGTCTTCCATCGGAGAGCGCATTAAAGACCTGTGCAAAGTACAACATCATGATTTCGGTACAGCCTTCGTTACTTTCGCACATCGATGGAGTTTATGGTTTCGTTGAGTCAATTCTTTCAAAGGAAAGAGCGCAGCGTATTAATCCTCTGAAGACAATTTCTGAGCTTGGAGTTAAGGTTTGCTTTAATTCTGATGCACCAGCCTCAGACCCGAACCCTGTAATGTGGATTCATGATGCATGCAACAACAAGAATCCTGAGCAGTCGGTTTCAGTTTACGAAGCCTTTCGAATGGCTACATACAACGGAGCTTTCTCGTGCTTCGATGAGAAGGAACGAGGCACCCTGGAAATGGGTAAGAGCTGCGATCTTGTCGTATTAGACAAGAATCCTTACGAAATTCCAGTTGAGGAATTGAAGACAATAAACGTCTTGGAACTTTATCTGAAGGGTAAGCCATATAAACGGTCACGTACCGGTTCCATGGCAACCATGCTTCGAGGAATGTTTCCACAATAA
- a CDS encoding CarD family transcriptional regulator, with protein MEYQVGDFLVHEASGVCQIEDIDDMELMGKGSKKTYYCMSPVFKAGAKVFTPTIGSTVRLRPVADQTRFSQILDNIDNIECIHEPNDRMLQERFKEVMGDFTPEALARVVKTVLIRKWQRIESGKKVMALDEKVLSVAGRKLYEEMAFSMGKDIQSVQNMFEDAVKHHSLQSVLIGA; from the coding sequence ATGGAATATCAGGTAGGCGATTTTTTAGTTCATGAGGCAAGTGGTGTGTGTCAGATTGAGGATATCGATGACATGGAGCTTATGGGCAAAGGTTCAAAAAAGACCTACTACTGCATGTCACCTGTATTTAAGGCAGGGGCAAAAGTTTTTACTCCAACTATTGGTTCAACCGTTAGACTTCGTCCGGTAGCAGACCAGACAAGATTCTCCCAGATACTCGATAATATTGACAATATCGAATGTATTCATGAGCCAAATGACAGAATGCTTCAGGAACGTTTCAAGGAGGTCATGGGTGATTTTACACCAGAGGCTCTTGCCAGAGTGGTAAAGACTGTCCTCATCAGAAAGTGGCAGCGTATCGAATCTGGAAAGAAGGTCATGGCCTTAGATGAAAAGGTACTGAGCGTTGCAGGTCGCAAGCTATATGAGGAAATGGCATTTTCCATGGGAAAGGATATCCAGTCAGTTCAGAATATGTTTGAGGATGCAGTAAAGCATCATTCTCTTCAGTCTGTTTTGATTGGCGCTTAA
- a CDS encoding PD-(D/E)XK nuclease family protein — protein MSLSLVIGSSGSGKSTSIYNRIIQESIANKDKNFLVIVPEQYTMSTQRLLVSMHPNHCIMNIDVLSFNRLAYRVFEELGAAVHGVLDDTGKALVIRKLVNNHLNEMTTLRNNITRITYITQVKSLISELTQYNITPERLKDMIDTPVMSQSFKRRASDLLVLYQAFLDFIDGKYVTTESILSMLNSMLDNSEIVLGSTVVLDGFTGFTPIQYQLVEHMLKLCDEVAVTITADESDSLLEQKPDDELFAMSSEFALKMTGLAKKAKVEINEPVIISDESGWLSENEPLKFLERNIFRNKKVVYDGMNAADSLEIISLRSPREELRNIAITINQLVRGGMHYKDIAVVAPDLEQYRYLLTGIWKEYDIPYFIDTKTEILFHPMSEAIDALFDIFNRNFRREDVVRFLRAGLTDLSFEEIDFVDNYLLATGIRGKNKYFHPFAIRANSFSEDEDMLRVNEIRSRFIEPFEAFDRAISKTTTVREIATALYDFIVAFDFENKISARQEIYEDSDNAVKAKEYSQIYHVIMNVLDKMVSILDDEVMDLEEFKDVFKAGLSAATIGVIPPANDSVIVGDIERTRLSNIKVLFCMGASDNAIPKKVENGGILSQLEREQLLEAGFELAPSDRQKNFRQRFYLYLMLTKPNQKLYITMPRVDASGAAVNPSYLIGILTKMFPEVTMKEIEDFNMSVRLLSKKSAVDYLIELLKNAVFLGMDSLSEDELRVFEQLLSWAVNDSEVDIDSIIDAAFYVHNKETVSADIMDAVNEAFNEDETVSGSVSRFELYNECAYKYFLTYIMQLQEREKFELSSIDLGNFCHEALQRYSDRIKEDERTWKSLSADERNAYIDLAIGQTIDSMPKVGTLEDSTQRYIVNTMKTTLKRTVEVITTQVSRGEFEPAFFEERIDSEIKDFETGEVMANLKGKVDRIDLTDSVDKAVRIIDYKSSGRELSLEECYYGISMQLPIYMGVVLNKLKDKYPNATLHPSAMLYYEMTDKYLSGEGDSPSDTKEKRLTLNKMNGLLSSEESDLRANDSTVGLEDGQVKTSAIVPYGVTTKGELSKRSKVVSREDMQTVIDYGFYSAANTAGKIIAGEFDCEPVKLGSVDACEYCSFKSVCHFDENAEGFSVKKINKLGENSVIIQLMKDAMNPDNNQEGDESSGAD, from the coding sequence ATGTCGTTATCACTTGTTATCGGAAGTTCTGGAAGTGGCAAATCCACGTCCATTTACAATAGAATAATTCAGGAATCAATTGCCAACAAAGATAAAAATTTTTTGGTGATTGTTCCTGAACAGTATACAATGTCAACCCAGCGTCTGCTGGTATCTATGCACCCAAATCACTGTATCATGAATATTGATGTTTTGTCCTTTAATCGCTTGGCTTATCGTGTATTTGAGGAGCTTGGTGCGGCAGTTCACGGCGTCCTTGATGATACGGGAAAGGCTCTTGTCATTCGAAAGCTGGTAAATAACCATTTGAATGAGATGACTACCCTCAGAAATAATATAACCCGCATCACTTATATCACTCAGGTGAAGTCACTAATTTCAGAGCTTACACAGTACAACATTACTCCAGAGCGACTGAAAGATATGATTGATACACCGGTTATGTCCCAGAGTTTCAAGCGCAGAGCCTCAGATTTGTTGGTTTTGTATCAGGCGTTTCTTGATTTCATTGATGGAAAATATGTTACTACCGAGTCGATTCTTTCAATGCTAAATTCTATGCTTGATAACTCGGAAATTGTGCTTGGTTCGACAGTAGTATTGGATGGCTTTACTGGATTCACGCCAATTCAGTATCAGCTTGTTGAGCATATGCTAAAGCTATGTGATGAGGTGGCTGTCACAATCACAGCAGATGAGTCGGATTCATTATTGGAGCAAAAGCCAGATGATGAGCTTTTTGCCATGTCCTCAGAGTTCGCCCTGAAGATGACAGGTCTTGCCAAAAAGGCAAAGGTTGAGATTAACGAGCCTGTGATTATCTCTGATGAGAGTGGCTGGCTTTCTGAGAATGAACCACTTAAATTTTTAGAGCGAAATATTTTTAGAAATAAAAAAGTTGTTTATGATGGGATGAATGCAGCCGATTCGTTGGAAATTATTAGCCTCCGCAGTCCTCGAGAGGAGCTTAGAAATATTGCTATCACTATCAATCAGCTTGTTCGAGGTGGTATGCATTACAAGGACATTGCTGTGGTTGCGCCAGATTTGGAACAATATAGATATCTTTTGACTGGAATTTGGAAGGAATATGATATTCCATATTTCATTGACACTAAGACCGAGATTTTGTTCCATCCAATGTCTGAGGCTATCGATGCTCTGTTTGATATTTTCAACAGAAATTTCAGACGAGAGGATGTGGTTAGATTCCTTAGGGCAGGTCTTACGGATTTATCTTTTGAAGAGATAGATTTTGTTGATAATTATCTTCTTGCAACAGGTATTCGTGGAAAGAATAAATACTTCCATCCATTTGCTATTCGCGCAAACAGTTTTTCAGAGGATGAGGATATGCTTCGGGTTAATGAAATTCGAAGCAGATTCATTGAGCCTTTTGAAGCTTTTGACAGAGCTATTTCAAAGACGACAACAGTGCGTGAAATCGCTACTGCTCTCTATGATTTTATCGTCGCATTTGATTTTGAAAATAAAATTTCAGCCCGTCAGGAAATCTATGAGGATAGTGACAATGCAGTAAAGGCAAAAGAGTATAGCCAAATTTATCATGTCATCATGAATGTGCTTGATAAGATGGTTTCCATCCTGGATGATGAGGTGATGGATCTGGAGGAGTTCAAGGATGTCTTCAAGGCTGGACTTTCTGCTGCTACAATCGGTGTTATTCCGCCTGCAAATGATAGTGTCATTGTGGGTGATATTGAGCGTACCAGGCTTTCAAATATCAAGGTTCTATTTTGTATGGGGGCCTCTGATAATGCCATCCCTAAAAAGGTAGAGAACGGAGGTATCCTTTCTCAGCTTGAGAGAGAGCAGCTTTTGGAAGCCGGTTTTGAGCTTGCACCATCAGACAGACAGAAGAATTTCCGTCAGAGATTTTATCTCTATCTGATGCTTACAAAACCAAATCAGAAGCTATATATCACAATGCCTCGTGTAGATGCAAGTGGCGCTGCAGTGAACCCCTCGTATTTAATTGGAATTCTAACCAAGATGTTTCCAGAAGTTACCATGAAGGAAATCGAGGATTTCAATATGTCAGTCAGGCTCCTTTCGAAGAAGAGTGCTGTGGACTATTTAATTGAGCTTTTGAAAAATGCAGTTTTCCTTGGCATGGATAGTCTTTCAGAAGACGAGCTTCGTGTTTTTGAACAGCTGCTTTCCTGGGCAGTAAATGATTCAGAGGTGGACATAGATTCCATCATTGATGCAGCATTTTATGTTCACAATAAGGAAACGGTTTCTGCTGACATTATGGATGCTGTTAATGAAGCCTTCAATGAAGATGAGACTGTATCAGGTTCGGTTTCACGATTTGAACTGTACAATGAGTGTGCCTACAAATATTTCCTTACATATATTATGCAGCTTCAGGAAAGAGAAAAGTTTGAGCTTTCCAGCATTGACTTGGGAAATTTCTGCCATGAGGCTTTGCAGCGCTATTCTGACAGAATTAAAGAAGATGAAAGAACCTGGAAATCATTATCAGCTGATGAGCGTAATGCATATATCGACCTTGCCATTGGTCAGACCATAGATTCTATGCCAAAGGTTGGAACCCTTGAGGATAGCACTCAGCGCTATATCGTAAATACGATGAAGACCACACTTAAGAGAACTGTTGAGGTCATCACAACTCAGGTTAGTCGTGGTGAGTTTGAACCTGCCTTTTTTGAAGAAAGAATTGATTCTGAAATTAAGGATTTTGAAACGGGTGAGGTTATGGCAAACCTTAAGGGCAAGGTGGATAGAATTGATTTAACAGATTCGGTTGATAAAGCTGTTCGTATTATTGATTACAAATCAAGCGGTCGCGAGCTCAGCCTTGAGGAGTGCTATTATGGTATATCAATGCAGCTTCCAATTTATATGGGAGTTGTGCTGAACAAGCTGAAGGATAAATATCCAAATGCTACATTACACCCTTCAGCAATGCTTTATTACGAGATGACAGATAAATATCTTAGCGGTGAGGGGGACAGCCCATCTGATACGAAGGAGAAGCGTCTTACTCTAAATAAAATGAATGGGCTTCTCTCTTCAGAGGAGTCGGATTTGCGCGCCAATGATTCAACAGTTGGACTGGAAGATGGTCAGGTTAAGACTTCAGCTATTGTTCCTTACGGCGTGACAACCAAGGGAGAACTGTCCAAGCGCTCAAAGGTAGTAAGTCGGGAGGATATGCAGACTGTCATTGATTATGGCTTTTATTCTGCCGCAAATACGGCTGGGAAAATCATAGCAGGTGAGTTTGATTGTGAGCCTGTAAAGCTTGGCTCGGTGGATGCCTGCGAATACTGTAGCTTTAAGAGCGTTTGTCATTTTGATGAAAATGCAGAGGGCTTTTCTGTAAAAAAGATTAATAAGCTTGGAGAAAATTCTGTGATAATCCAACTTATGAAGGATGCAATGAATCCAGATAATAATCAGGAAGGAGATGAGAGCAGTGGGGCTGACTAA
- a CDS encoding 6-phosphofructokinase has translation MTGNVIVGQSGGPTAAINSSLAGVIRTAKDRGAGKVYGMLNGIKGLMEEKYIDLSDYIKNDLDVELLKRTPAAYLGSCRFKLPEIHEDMSTYEKIFEILNKLEIEALIYIGGNDSMDTIKKLSDYAILTGSQIRFIGCPKTIDNDLALTDHTPGFGSAAKYIGTSVKEIIRDSFCLEYSKGLVTIVEIMGRNAGWLTGASILAKGEDCDGPDLIYLPEVPFDIEKFKERVEKLLKTQPSVVVCISEGIHTKEGKYVCEYAHNNEFVDAFNHKQLTGTAAYLCNYIGAELGCKTRAIELSTLQRAGSHLASRIDILEAYQVGGAAVLAADEGDTGKMVTLIRHSDDPYQCGTEVKDVHKIANDEKLVPRNWITHDGSYVTEAFITYVRPLIQGDVSPIMVDGIPRHIIRPTKK, from the coding sequence ATGACTGGAAACGTAATTGTGGGACAATCAGGCGGACCGACCGCCGCAATCAACTCCTCTTTAGCAGGAGTTATCAGGACAGCAAAAGACCGTGGCGCTGGTAAAGTCTACGGAATGTTAAACGGTATTAAGGGACTCATGGAAGAGAAATACATTGATCTTTCCGATTACATCAAAAATGATTTGGATGTAGAGCTTCTTAAAAGAACACCAGCAGCATATTTGGGCTCATGCCGCTTTAAGTTACCTGAAATTCACGAGGACATGAGCACCTACGAAAAAATCTTTGAAATTCTCAACAAATTAGAGATTGAAGCTCTGATTTACATTGGTGGAAATGATTCCATGGACACTATCAAAAAACTTTCTGATTACGCCATCTTAACTGGCTCTCAGATCAGGTTTATCGGTTGCCCAAAGACTATCGATAATGACCTGGCTCTCACCGATCATACACCAGGATTTGGTAGCGCAGCTAAATATATCGGTACCTCTGTAAAGGAGATTATCCGCGATAGCTTTTGCCTTGAGTATAGCAAGGGACTTGTTACTATCGTAGAGATTATGGGACGTAATGCAGGCTGGCTTACAGGTGCCTCTATTCTTGCAAAGGGCGAGGATTGTGATGGCCCAGATTTGATTTATCTGCCAGAGGTTCCATTTGATATTGAGAAATTCAAGGAGCGTGTTGAGAAACTCCTTAAGACACAGCCATCAGTTGTCGTATGTATTTCTGAAGGTATTCATACTAAGGAAGGTAAATATGTCTGCGAGTACGCTCACAACAATGAGTTTGTAGATGCTTTCAACCACAAGCAGCTTACAGGAACAGCAGCTTACCTTTGCAATTACATTGGCGCAGAGCTTGGCTGTAAAACTAGAGCAATCGAGCTTTCAACACTTCAGCGTGCAGGCTCACATCTTGCATCTCGTATCGATATCCTTGAGGCCTATCAGGTAGGTGGTGCCGCAGTTCTTGCTGCTGATGAGGGCGATACTGGAAAGATGGTTACACTCATCCGCCATTCTGATGATCCATATCAGTGTGGAACAGAGGTAAAGGATGTTCACAAGATTGCCAATGATGAAAAGCTTGTTCCACGTAACTGGATTACACATGATGGTTCATACGTAACTGAAGCATTCATCACTTATGTTAGACCACTTATTCAGGGAGATGTTTCACCTATCATGGTAGACGGTATCCCAAGACATATTATTCGTCCTACCAAAAAGTAG